A window of the Nitrospirae bacterium YQR-1 genome harbors these coding sequences:
- the glf gene encoding UDP-galactopyranose mutase encodes MPEKYDFIVAGAGFAGAVSAERLASQLDKKVLLVEKRSHIGGNSYDYYDEAGILVHKYGAHCFHTVYDDVWEYVNSFVRFNNYVHRVLTYVDGKKVPIPINLTTVNTLLGKQFSESQLREYFDSMRIAVPEIKNSRDVVVSVVGEYFYEKFFKNYTFKQWGVYPDELSPEVTKRIPIRYDTDDRYFGDKHQGMPEEGFFKLFEKILDHKNITVVTGTDYKDVVGDVKFDKIIYTGPVDYFFDHMHGRLPYRSQSFEFETHDTEYFQEVAVVNYPNDHRYTKITESKHFTYQKHPKTTIVKEYPEAEGEPYYPMPMESAKKQYELYAKEAEKLKTVYFAGRLAQYRYYNMDQAIKQAIDLVGAIAKGEGK; translated from the coding sequence ATGCCTGAAAAGTATGATTTTATAGTAGCAGGGGCGGGTTTTGCCGGTGCGGTAAGTGCCGAAAGGCTCGCCTCGCAACTGGATAAAAAAGTCCTGCTTGTTGAGAAACGCTCACACATTGGCGGCAACTCCTATGATTACTATGATGAAGCAGGCATTTTAGTTCACAAGTACGGCGCCCACTGTTTTCACACTGTCTATGACGATGTATGGGAGTATGTAAACAGTTTTGTTAGGTTCAATAATTACGTCCACAGAGTGCTGACTTACGTTGACGGCAAAAAGGTTCCAATCCCTATAAATCTTACAACCGTAAATACGCTGTTGGGTAAGCAATTCTCGGAGAGCCAACTCAGGGAGTATTTTGATTCTATGAGAATCGCAGTGCCGGAAATTAAAAATTCACGTGATGTTGTTGTCTCTGTTGTGGGAGAGTATTTTTACGAAAAGTTTTTTAAAAATTATACGTTTAAACAATGGGGAGTATATCCTGATGAACTATCACCGGAGGTGACCAAACGAATACCCATCAGGTATGACACAGATGACAGGTACTTTGGCGATAAACATCAGGGTATGCCTGAGGAGGGTTTTTTTAAACTTTTTGAGAAAATTCTTGACCATAAGAATATAACGGTTGTCACCGGCACCGACTATAAGGACGTTGTGGGCGACGTAAAGTTTGACAAGATTATTTACACCGGGCCTGTGGACTATTTCTTTGACCACATGCATGGCAGGCTTCCGTACCGCAGTCAGAGTTTTGAGTTTGAGACCCATGACACAGAGTACTTTCAGGAGGTAGCCGTAGTTAATTACCCTAACGACCATAGGTACACAAAGATAACGGAAAGTAAACACTTTACATACCAAAAGCATCCTAAAACAACCATAGTGAAGGAATACCCGGAGGCTGAAGGTGAGCCCTATTATCCGATGCCTATGGAGAGCGCTAAAAAACAATATGAATTATATGCCAAAGAGGCTGAAAAATTAAAAACAGTTTATTTTGCCGGGCGCCTTGCACAGTACCGGTACTATAACATGGACCAGGCTATAAAGCAGGCAATTGATCTTGTCGGGGCAATAGCCAAAGGAGAGGGTAAGTGA